One Brassica napus cultivar Da-Ae chromosome C2, Da-Ae, whole genome shotgun sequence DNA window includes the following coding sequences:
- the LOC106409613 gene encoding uncharacterized protein LOC106409613 isoform X2, with protein MVPDTESSSSTTLLLSCGFSNNFAFMRLLQKAHYFSAVSEDDNNKDHQVKDNHHQFCRRDCSFMADQEEPRSTTSRLIYKDDDDNNINSNNNNNANDDAENHEMRQEGWLRLSIGHENDATPDIDHRQHHQTDTAARRNSFLELNLSSGGSNREGVGLPLSSLFHHQHQQGGMMINPLMFPTRPDQEMIGSWAAAAFRMPQNLMEPTPSSASLIMPLIGPYFGRTNFQQQLLGDNNNNNNNNNNQDVVAGPSSSFRVIDPPRRPHSGIWFLLQASQKQTREPFLPQIHKSYLRIKDGKMTVRLLMKYLVNKLRLEHESQVEIRCREQELEPVLTLQHVRDAIWRGNRYNSSISQNLTLLPNSSFSDHLMVLHYGRRSTLS; from the exons ATGGTTCCTGATACTGAATCCTCCTCCTCCACAACGCTTCTTCTTTCATGTGGGTTTTCCAATAATTTCGCTTTTATGAGGTTATTACAAAAAGCTCATTATTTCTCTGCCGTCTCTGAAGACGACAACAACAAAGATCACCAAGTAAAAGATAACCATCACCAATTTTGTAGGAGAGACTGTAGTTTCATGGCCGATCAAGAAGAGCCTAGGAGTACTACTTCTAGGCTAATCTACAAGGATGATGACGACAACAACATTAATagcaataacaataataatgcCAACGATGACGCCGAAAATCATGAGATGAGGCAAGAAGGGTGGCTCCGGTTAAGCATAGGCCACGAGAATGATGCTACACCGGATATTGACCATCGGCAACATCATCAAACCGATACAGCGGCTAGAAGGAACTCTTTTCTAGAGCTTAACCTTTCCTCTGGCGGTTCAAATAGAGAAGGAGTTGGTCTTCCATTGTCATCTCTCTTTCATCATCAGCATCAACAAGGAGGGATGATGATCAATCCATTGATGTTCCCTACCAGGCCTGATCAGGAGATGATTGGTTCTTGGGCGGCTGCTGCCTTTCGAATGCCACAAAACCTAATGGAACCAACACCATCATCTGCTTCTTTGATAATGCCACTGATAGGACCGTACTTTGGTCGCACCAATTTCCAGCAGCAGTTACTAGGggacaataataataataataataataataataatcaggATGTGGTGGCTGGTCCAAGCTCGAGTTTTCGAGTCATTGATCCACCTAGACGACCCCATTCCGGCATTTGGTTCCTCcttcaagcttctcaaaaaca GACAAGAGAACCATTCTTGCCTCAGATACACAAGAGCTACTTGAGAATCAA GGACGGGAAGATGACTGTTCGACTATTGATGAAATATTTGGTGAATAAGTTGCGATTGGAGCACGAATCCCAG GTAGAGATAAGATGCAGAGAGCAGGAACTGGAGCCGGTGTTGACACTACAACACGTGAGAGATGCAATATGGAGAGGGAACAGATACAATTCTTCTATTTCACAAAACCTTACTTTGCTTCCAAACTCATCTTTCTCTGATCATCTAATGGTCCTCCATTATGGTAGGAGGAGTACTCTTTCTTaa
- the LOC106407722 gene encoding 4-substituted benzoates-glutamate ligase GH3.12-like has product MQREPNMNPNSDNNQRWEAKLKDLTSNVQQIQDSLLEEILTPNLNIEYLQRFQVERFDKELFKKNVPVVSYEDIKPYIDRVVNGESSDVLSARPITGFLLSSGTSGGAQKMMPWNNKYLDNLTFAYDLRMHVITKHVKGLEQGKGMMFLFTKQEAITPSGLPARVATSSYFKSDYFKNRPSNWYYSYTSPDEVILCSNNTQSLYCHLLCGLVQRDEVVRMGSIFASVMVRAIKFLETYWEELCSNIRSGRLSEWITDLGCRSSVSLVLGGPRPDLADTIETICNQSSWKGIVTRLWPNTKYIETVVTGSMGQYVPTMNYYCDDLPLVSTTYGSSETTFGINVDPLCKPEDVSYAFMPNMSYFEFITMDGDKRDVVDLQDVKLGCTYEPVVTNFAGLYRMRVGDVLLVTGFYNNAPQFKFVRRENVVLSIDSDKTNEEDLFKAVSQAKLVLDSSDLILVDFTSYADTSTFPGHYVLYVEVKAKEGNNHLELNEEAFSKCCSVIEDSLDNVYKRCRFKDGSVGPLEIRVVRQGTFDYLMDFFIKQGASIGQYKTPRCIKSGKALEFMEDYVVASFFST; this is encoded by the exons ATGCAG AGAGAACCAAACATGAATCCAAACTCCGACAACAACCAAAGATGGGAGGCGAAGCTGAAGGACTTAACTTCCAACGTCCAGCAGATACAAGACAGCTTGTTGGAGGAGATACTCACACCAAACCTGAACATAGAATACCTCCAACGTTTTCAAGTCGAGAGGTTTGATAAAGAGCTCTTCAAGAAGAACGTACCGGTCGTGTCCTATGAAGATATTAAGCCTTATATCGATCGTGTCGTGAACGGAGAGTCATCCGATGTATTATCGGCCCGTCCTATTACTGGTTTCTTGCTAAG TTCTGGAACTTCGGGAGGAGCACAAAAGATGATGCCATGGAACAACAAGTACTTGGACAATTTAACATTTGCATATGATCTTCGTATGCACGTTATAACCAA gCATGTGAAAGGTTTAGAACAAGGAAAAGGGATGATGTTTCTCTTCACTAAACAAGAAGCCATTACTCCTTCTGGCTTACCTGCTCGAGTCGCAACCAGCAGCTATTTCAAGAGCGACTATTTCAAGAACCGGCCATCCAACTGGTACTACTCGTACACAAGCCCTGACGAAGTCATATTATGTTCCAACAACACACAAAGTCTGTACTGCCATTTGCTATGTGGACTGGTCCAAAGAGACGAGGTTGTGAGAATGGGTTCCATCTTCGCTTCAGTCATGGTCCGAGCAATCAAGTTTCTTGAAACTTATTGGGAAGAGTTGTGTTCAAACATCCGTTCAGGCCGTCTCAGCGAGTGGATCACAGACCTTGGTTGTCGTAGTTCCGTGTCTTTGGTCCTTGGAGGACCACGTCCTGACTTAGCAGACACGATTGAAACTATATGCAACCAGAGTTCATGGAAAGGTATAGTCACAAGACTTTGGCCAAACACCAAGTATATTGAAACCGTTGTTACGGGTTCAATGGGACAATACGTTCCCACCATGAACTACTACTGTGACGACTTGCCTCTCGTTTCAACAACGTACGGTTCTTCGGAGACAACGTTTGGGATTAATGTAGATCCTTTGTGCAAACCTGAAGATGTTTCTTATGCTTTCATGCCTAACATGTCTTACTTTGAGTTCATTACAATGGATGGAGAcaagcgtgatgtggttgaccTTCAAGATGTGAAGCTTGGGTGCACTTATGAACCCGTGGTCACAAATTTCGCCG GTTTGTATAGAATGAGAGTGGGAGACGTTCTCTTGGTGACTGGTTTCTACAACAACGCACCTCAGTTTAAGTTCGTAAGAAGAGAGAACGTTGTCTTGAGCATAGATTCAGACAAAACCAACGAGGAAGATCTCTTTAAAGCTGTTAGCCAAGCCAAGCTCGTTCTTGACTCATCAGATCTCATTCTTGTAGACTTCACCAGCTATGCAGACACCTCAACGTTTCCGGGTCATTACGTGCTTTATGTGGAAGTAAAGGCCAAAGAAGGGAACAATCATTTGGAGCTCAATGAAGAGGCATTCTCCAAGTGTTGTTCAGTGATAGAGGATTCACTTGACAATGTTTACAAGAGATGTAGGTTCAAAGATGGATCGGTGGGACCATTGGAGATAAGGGTGGTGCGTCAAGGGACGTTTGATTATCTCATGGACTTCTTTATTAAACAAGGTGCTTCCATTGGTCAATACAAGACTCCTAGATGCATTAAATCAGGAAAGGCCTTAGAATTTATGGAGGACTATGTGGTTGCAAGTTTCTTTAGTACTTGA
- the LOC106409613 gene encoding uncharacterized protein LOC106409613 isoform X1 — protein MVPDTESSSSTTLLLSCGFSNNFAFMRLLQKAHYFSAVSEDDNNKDHQVKDNHHQFCRRDCSFMADQEEPRSTTSRLIYKDDDDNNINSNNNNNANDDAENHEMRQEGWLRLSIGHENDATPDIDHRQHHQTDTAARRNSFLELNLSSGGSNREGVGLPLSSLFHHQHQQGGMMINPLMFPTRPDQEMIGSWAAAAFRMPQNLMEPTPSSASLIMPLIGPYFGRTNFQQQLLGDNNNNNNNNNNQDVVAGPSSSFRVIDPPRRPHSGIWFLLQASQKQTREPFLPQIHKSYLRIKDGKMTVRLLMKYLVNKLRLEHESQQVEIRCREQELEPVLTLQHVRDAIWRGNRYNSSISQNLTLLPNSSFSDHLMVLHYGRRSTLS, from the exons ATGGTTCCTGATACTGAATCCTCCTCCTCCACAACGCTTCTTCTTTCATGTGGGTTTTCCAATAATTTCGCTTTTATGAGGTTATTACAAAAAGCTCATTATTTCTCTGCCGTCTCTGAAGACGACAACAACAAAGATCACCAAGTAAAAGATAACCATCACCAATTTTGTAGGAGAGACTGTAGTTTCATGGCCGATCAAGAAGAGCCTAGGAGTACTACTTCTAGGCTAATCTACAAGGATGATGACGACAACAACATTAATagcaataacaataataatgcCAACGATGACGCCGAAAATCATGAGATGAGGCAAGAAGGGTGGCTCCGGTTAAGCATAGGCCACGAGAATGATGCTACACCGGATATTGACCATCGGCAACATCATCAAACCGATACAGCGGCTAGAAGGAACTCTTTTCTAGAGCTTAACCTTTCCTCTGGCGGTTCAAATAGAGAAGGAGTTGGTCTTCCATTGTCATCTCTCTTTCATCATCAGCATCAACAAGGAGGGATGATGATCAATCCATTGATGTTCCCTACCAGGCCTGATCAGGAGATGATTGGTTCTTGGGCGGCTGCTGCCTTTCGAATGCCACAAAACCTAATGGAACCAACACCATCATCTGCTTCTTTGATAATGCCACTGATAGGACCGTACTTTGGTCGCACCAATTTCCAGCAGCAGTTACTAGGggacaataataataataataataataataataatcaggATGTGGTGGCTGGTCCAAGCTCGAGTTTTCGAGTCATTGATCCACCTAGACGACCCCATTCCGGCATTTGGTTCCTCcttcaagcttctcaaaaaca GACAAGAGAACCATTCTTGCCTCAGATACACAAGAGCTACTTGAGAATCAA GGACGGGAAGATGACTGTTCGACTATTGATGAAATATTTGGTGAATAAGTTGCGATTGGAGCACGAATCCCAG caGGTAGAGATAAGATGCAGAGAGCAGGAACTGGAGCCGGTGTTGACACTACAACACGTGAGAGATGCAATATGGAGAGGGAACAGATACAATTCTTCTATTTCACAAAACCTTACTTTGCTTCCAAACTCATCTTTCTCTGATCATCTAATGGTCCTCCATTATGGTAGGAGGAGTACTCTTTCTTaa
- the LOC106411376 gene encoding aspartokinase 1, chloroplastic-like, whose protein sequence is MAAAARVQCHNNTSFTGSPLPRRHRNSSTLHASPNRVNFTPLKWIGDGSSSCTRTVSGPPLKGGGTTTVRAAFEEEKKTDAVNEVAEEKRRFTCVMKFGGSSVATAERMREVADLVLTFPEESPVIVLSAMGKTTNNLLLAGEKAVSCGVSNASEIEELSVIKELHLRTVKELEIDLSVVSSFLEELEQLLKGIAMMKELTLRTRDYLVSFGECLSTRIFAAYLNKIGVKARQYDAFEIGFITTDDFTNGDILEATYPAVAKRLYDDWMHDPAVPVVTGFLGKGWKTCAVTTLGRGGSDLTATTIGKALGLQEIQVWKDVDGVLTCDPTIYKRATPVPYLTFDEAAELAYFGAQVLHPQSMRPAREGGIPVRVKNSYNPKAPGTIITKTRDMTKTVLTSIVLKRNVTMLDIASTRMLGQVGFLAKVFSIFEDLEISVDVVATSEVSISLTLDPSKLWSRELIQQELDHVVEELEKIAVVNLAKGRAIISLIGNVQHSSLILERAFHVLWTKGINVQMISQGASKVNISLIVNDAEAEGCVEALHKSFFESGDLSELLIQPRLGNGSPVRAMQVEN, encoded by the exons atgGCGGCGGCTGCTAGGGTTCAGTGTCATAACAATACCTCTTTCACCGGATCACCACTCCCCCGCCGCCACCGCAACTCGTCGACGCTACACGCTTCTCCAAATCGCGTCAATTTCACACCGCTGAAATGGATCGGAGACGGCTCATCCTCCTGCACAAGGACGGTTTCAGGTCCACCCCTCAAAGGCGGCGGCACCACTACTGTACGAGCTGCgtttgaagaggagaagaagacagaCGCGGTCAATGAGGTAgcagaagagaagaggagattcACGTGCGTGATGAAGTTCGGAGGATCGTCGGTGGCGACGGCGGAGAGGATGAGAGAAGTGGCGGATTTGGTTTTGACGTTTCCTGAGGAGAGTCCCGTCATTGTTCTTTCCGCGATGGGGAAGACTACTAACAACCTCTTGCTT GCGGGAGAGAAGGCTGTGAGCTGTGGTGTTTCTAATGCTTCTGAGATCGAGGAGTTGAGCGTTATCAAGGAGTTGCATCTCAG gACAGTGAAGGAGCTCGAGATCGACCTCTCTGTTGTTTCGT CATTTTTGGAAGAACTGGAGCAACTCCTGAAAGGTATAGCCATGATGAAGGAGCTGACACTTAGAACCAGAGACTACTTGGTCTCTTTTGGAGAGTGCTTGTCCACAAGGATTTTCGCGGCTTATCTTAACAAAATTGGAGTCAAGGCACGCCAA TATGATGCATTTGAAATTGGTTTCATCACAACGGATGATTTCACTAACGGAGATATCTTGGAAGCAACTTATCCAGCTGTTGCCAAGAGATTATATGATGATTGGATGCATGATCCTGCTGTTCCAGTTGTAACAGGTTTCCTTGGAAAG GGTTGGAAAACTTGTGCGGTTACTACCTTGGGGAGGGGTGGCAGTGACTTGACGGCAACCACAATTGGTAAAGCATTGGGTTTGCAAGAGATTCAG GTGTGGAAAGATGTTGATGGTGTTCTAACATGTGACCCTACTATTTATAAACGAGCTACACCAGTACCATATCTAACGTTCGACGAAGCAGCCGAGCTAGCTTATTTTGGTGCACAG GTGTTGCATCCACAGTCAATGAGACCAGCAAGAGAAGGTGGGATTCCTGTTAGGGTTAAAAATTCTTATAACCCTAAAGCTCCTGGAACTATCATCACCAAAACAAGAGACATGACCAAG ACGGTTTTAACGAGCATTGTTCTGAAACGCAATGTGACCATGCTGGATATAGCAAGCACCCGGATGCTTGGTCAAGTTGGCTTTCTTGCCAAG GTATTTTCGATATTTGAGGATCTTGAAATATCCGTAGATGTTGTTGCCACTAGTGAAGTCAGCATATCTCTGACACTGGACCCGTCAAAGCTTTGGAGCAGGGAACTGATTCAACAG GAGCTTGATCATGTAGTTGAAGAACTTGAGAAAATTGCAGTTGTGAATCTCGCAAAaggaagagcaatcatctctcTAATCGGAAATGTTCAACACTCCTCCCTGATTCTAGAGAGG GCGTTTCATGTTCTGTGGACCAAAGGCATCAATGTCCAGATGATATCACAAGGAGCATCCAAGGTAAACATTTCCCTTATAGTAAATGATGCTGAAGCTGAAGGATGCGTTGAGGCTCTTCACAAATCCTTCTTCGAGAGCGGTGACCTCTCAGAGTTATTGATACAACCCAGACTTGGCAACGGGTCACCTGTCAGGGCAATGCAAGTAGAGAACTGA
- the LOC106411377 gene encoding inactive leucine-rich repeat receptor-like protein kinase CORYNE has translation MGFYEKRIRVRELHCSFKKKSLTFSCFSLAPFNRFVCGILMEQRRRRRNINTLSLLLLFFLTFTSTTATTSSCRRRAVKHLSTTQATSLESRITSKVIVLSIVSGVLTGLLSAIALAFLVCCIVKYMKQTPILKGPVVFSPKITPKSLHAALGNSIHLLGSDPNGKYHKTVLDNGLVVAVKKLSHSSPEGGATSKSVKRRLQKELELLAGLRHRNIMSLRAYVRESDEFSLVYDYMPNGSLEDVMSKVRGNEMELGWEVRLRIAVGIVKGLQYLHFGCEEQQILHYNLKPTNVVLDSEFEPRLTDCGLAKIMPSSQTSIVSCYSAPESSQSNRYTEKSDVFSFGMILGVLLTGKDPTQPFCVEGASGGSLGLWLKHLQQSGEAREALDESILGEEVEEDEMLMALRITIVCLSDFPADRPSSDELVHMLTQLHSF, from the exons ATGGGATTTTATGAGAAGAGGATAAGAGTGAGAGAGCTTCACTGTAGCTTCAAAAAAAAGTCTTTAACTTTCTCCTGCttctctttagcaccattcaaCAGATTTGTTTGTGGAATCTTAATggagcaaagaagaagaagaagaaacatcaacactctctctctcctcttacTCTTCTTCTTAACCTTCACTTCAACAACAGCCACAACCTCAAGCTGTCGGCGAAGAGCTGTGAAACACTTATCCACAACTCAAGCTACATCACTCGAATCAAGAATCACTTCCAAGGTTATAGTACTTAGCATCGTGTCAGGTGTCTTAACCGGGCTGCTCTCTGCCATAGCCTTAGCATTCTTGGTCTGTTGCATCGTCAAGTACATGAAACAAACACCAATCCTCAAAGGCCCCGTGGTGTTCTCCCCCAAGATCACACCAAAGTCTCTCCACGCAGCTCTCGGTAACAGCATCCACCTCCTTGGCTCGGACCCTAACGGTAAATACCACAAGACGGTGCTCGATAACGGTCTAGTGGTTGCGGTAAAGAAGCTAAGCCACAGCTCACCAGAAGGAGGAGCAACTAGCAAGTCGGTTAAGAGAAGGCTGCAGAAGGAGCTCGAGCTTCTTGCTGGTTTAAGGCACAGGAACATCATGAGCCTTAGAGCTTACGTCCGCGAATCGGATGAGTTCTCTCTCGTCTACGATTACATGCCCAACGGTAGTCTTGAGGATGTGATGAGTAAGGTTAGAGGGAATGAGATGGAGCTTGGTTGGGAGGTTAGGCTGAGGATTGCTGTTGGGATTGTGAAAGGGCTTCAGTATCTTCATTTCGGCTGTGAGGAGCAACAGATTCTTCATTATAACTTGAAACCTACGAATGTGGTGTTGGATTCTGAGTTTGAGCCTAGGCTTACTGATTGCGGGTTGGCTAAGATCATGCCTAGTTCACAGACATCAATAGTGTCTTGCTACTCTGCTCCTGAGTCATCTCAAAGTAACAG ATATACAGAGAAAAGCGATGTGTTTAGCTTTGGGATGATATTGGGTGTTCTTTTAACCGGAAAAGACCCGACGCAACCTTTCTGTGTAGAAGGTGCAAGCGGAGGCAGCTTAGGACTGTGGCTGAAGCATTTGCAGCAATCAGGGGAAGCAAGAGAAGCGTTAGATGAGAGTATACTTGGTGAAGAAGTGGAGGAAGACGAGATGTTAATGGCTTTACGGATCACCATCGTCTGCCTTTCTGACTTTCCTGCAGATAGGCCTTCGAGTGATGAGCTTGTCCATATGCTTACACAACTCCACAGCTTTTAG